The following coding sequences are from one Haloarcula taiwanensis window:
- a CDS encoding aldehyde dehydrogenase has product MEYTGPTDLYIGGEWREATNGDKIETEDPATEQTYASVQQAEAADIDDAVQAARAAVADGSEWATMDPGTRREKLHAMADAIEAMKDELSMVESHDNGKTPFEAGLEIDMVVDTFRHYAGWTDKIRGDEIPVENGRLNYTTREPVGVTAHIAPWNYPFQLAGRGLAPALAAGNSVILKPSAMTPLSALYYAKAAEKAGLPDGVVNVVPGKGSEAGDALTGHEGVDHVTFTGSTGVGKTVQRTAADAVADVTLELGGKGPAVVFPDADLDTAARGIQYGIFMNAGQMCWANSRIVVHEDVYDEMVSRMAEIAENIPLGGGIDDDGQMGPVVSAGQQQEILDYIETGKEEGATVAAGGGVPADRDTGHFVEPTVFADVDNEMTIAREEIFGPVLTAIEVSDEEEAIAVANDSPFGLTACVWTNDLTRAHTVTDRLDYGMVMVNETPNTWPQTPFGGTKQSGHGRAQGEQAIEAYTEVKNVHINLG; this is encoded by the coding sequence ATGGAGTACACCGGTCCGACAGACCTGTATATCGGTGGCGAATGGCGAGAAGCGACCAACGGCGACAAGATTGAGACGGAGGACCCAGCAACTGAACAGACCTACGCATCGGTACAGCAGGCCGAGGCGGCCGATATCGACGATGCAGTACAGGCGGCACGGGCAGCCGTCGCAGACGGTTCCGAGTGGGCGACGATGGACCCGGGAACGCGTCGGGAGAAGCTCCATGCGATGGCCGACGCCATCGAGGCGATGAAAGACGAACTGTCGATGGTTGAATCCCACGACAACGGGAAAACCCCCTTCGAAGCCGGGCTGGAAATCGACATGGTCGTCGATACGTTCCGCCATTACGCTGGGTGGACGGACAAGATACGCGGCGACGAGATTCCCGTCGAGAACGGCCGGCTCAACTACACTACCCGTGAACCAGTCGGCGTGACGGCACACATCGCGCCGTGGAACTATCCCTTCCAGCTCGCCGGCCGCGGACTAGCACCGGCGCTGGCGGCGGGAAACAGCGTTATCCTCAAGCCATCTGCTATGACGCCGCTTTCGGCGCTGTACTATGCGAAAGCCGCCGAAAAAGCGGGCCTGCCTGACGGCGTCGTCAACGTCGTTCCAGGGAAGGGGTCAGAGGCCGGCGACGCCCTCACCGGGCACGAGGGCGTCGATCACGTTACATTCACCGGGAGTACTGGCGTCGGAAAGACGGTCCAGCGTACTGCTGCGGATGCGGTCGCCGATGTGACGCTCGAACTCGGCGGAAAGGGTCCGGCAGTCGTGTTCCCCGACGCTGACCTCGATACCGCCGCCCGCGGCATCCAGTACGGAATCTTCATGAACGCCGGACAGATGTGCTGGGCGAACTCACGTATTGTCGTCCACGAAGACGTCTACGACGAGATGGTCTCCCGGATGGCTGAGATCGCCGAAAACATCCCGCTCGGCGGCGGTATCGACGACGATGGACAGATGGGACCAGTCGTCAGCGCGGGCCAGCAACAGGAGATCCTCGACTATATCGAGACCGGGAAAGAAGAGGGGGCGACTGTCGCGGCCGGCGGTGGCGTCCCTGCTGACAGAGACACCGGTCACTTCGTCGAGCCGACAGTCTTTGCCGACGTGGACAACGAGATGACGATTGCACGGGAGGAAATCTTCGGTCCCGTGCTTACCGCAATCGAAGTGAGCGACGAGGAAGAAGCGATTGCGGTCGCAAACGACTCACCGTTTGGCCTCACCGCCTGTGTCTGGACGAACGACCTGACTCGCGCTCACACCGTCACAGACAGACTAGACTACGGGATGGTGATGGTCAACGAGACGCCCAACACGTGGCCACAGACGCCCTTCGGCGGCACGAAACAGAGTGGCCACGGCCGCGCACAGGGCGAGCAGGCCATCGAGGCCTACACCGAGGTGAAAAACGTCCACATCAACCTCGGCTGA
- a CDS encoding enoyl-CoA hydratase translates to MRVEDGAVRRIVFDRPGVKNAMTGAVATELADALADLDPATHDAVLLTGDGDSFSAGGDIEAMSEREESATEAYERVRKTLGRVASNILEAPVPVVAKVNGDAVGAGLSLVAVADFAYAATSARFGASFISVGLVPDMGATAILPRLIGLRKTKELAFTGKLIDAESAADMDLINEAVEPAKLDARTADLLETLQAQPTANLGLAKEAIHDNLGQSLRTGLRREARIQSLAYDTPAHSRGVEAFLDGRTPDFD, encoded by the coding sequence ATGCGCGTTGAAGACGGTGCTGTTCGACGAATCGTATTCGACCGTCCCGGTGTCAAAAACGCGATGACCGGGGCGGTCGCGACTGAGCTCGCTGATGCGCTCGCTGATCTCGACCCGGCGACGCACGACGCCGTTCTCCTCACCGGTGACGGTGATTCGTTCAGTGCCGGCGGGGATATTGAGGCGATGAGCGAGCGTGAGGAATCGGCAACGGAAGCCTACGAACGAGTCCGGAAAACGCTGGGTCGGGTGGCCAGCAATATCCTCGAAGCGCCGGTGCCTGTCGTCGCAAAGGTCAACGGGGACGCGGTCGGTGCCGGACTGTCGCTCGTGGCCGTCGCCGATTTCGCCTACGCCGCCACGTCCGCGCGGTTCGGTGCGTCGTTCATCAGCGTCGGCCTCGTCCCAGACATGGGCGCAACCGCCATACTACCTCGGCTTATCGGGCTCAGGAAAACTAAAGAACTCGCGTTCACCGGGAAACTAATCGACGCCGAAAGCGCCGCCGACATGGATCTGATCAACGAGGCTGTCGAACCAGCCAAGCTTGATGCGCGGACGGCCGACCTGCTCGAAACACTTCAGGCACAGCCGACAGCGAACCTCGGGCTGGCGAAGGAGGCGATCCACGATAATCTCGGCCAGTCTCTGCGAACCGGGCTGCGTCGGGAAGCACGCATCCAGTCGCTGGCGTACGATACGCCGGCACACTCACGCGGAGTCGAGGCGTTTCTGGACGGGCGGACCCCGGATTTCGACTAG
- a CDS encoding PacF protein, whose translation MIWEVFRQQSPDAAFVHCRDVHAPDREMAKQFAVIQHGRRKPTHALWVAPQEKITQVDSGAESHGETEDSAEKPWAVFRQDKPGGYHTHCGDVEAASAADAEQAAIAAFTDDDPNSLWVVQHQYIGEVTEDDVSFGGTTNKSYRFAQTYNVDPAAEEVEASETEQIEAEKQRGEI comes from the coding sequence ATGATCTGGGAAGTATTCCGACAACAGAGTCCGGACGCGGCGTTCGTTCACTGCCGAGATGTCCACGCACCCGACCGAGAGATGGCAAAGCAGTTCGCCGTCATCCAGCACGGACGCCGGAAACCAACCCACGCGCTCTGGGTTGCCCCGCAGGAGAAAATCACGCAGGTCGACTCTGGGGCGGAGAGCCATGGCGAGACCGAGGACAGCGCCGAGAAACCGTGGGCCGTCTTCCGGCAGGACAAGCCTGGTGGGTATCACACGCACTGTGGTGATGTCGAAGCTGCCAGCGCCGCCGACGCAGAACAGGCGGCGATTGCGGCGTTCACTGACGACGACCCGAACAGTCTCTGGGTCGTCCAGCACCAGTACATCGGCGAAGTCACCGAGGACGACGTGAGCTTCGGCGGGACGACCAACAAGTCCTACCGGTTCGCACAGACGTACAACGTCGATCCGGCCGCTGAGGAGGTCGAAGCCTCCGAGACTGAGCAGATAGAAGCGGAGAAACAGCGAGGTGAGATCTAA
- a CDS encoding phenylacetic acid degradation protein PaaD, whose amino-acid sequence MSGVADEVRERIESDAYCETLGIDLVELDSGFARTELTITEDLLNFHGTPHGGAIYSLADAAFAAASNSHGEVAVALETNISYLDAIDTGETLSAVAEETHLADSTAEYEVTVTAQDGERIATFRGRVYRP is encoded by the coding sequence ATGTCCGGCGTCGCTGACGAAGTCAGAGAGCGTATCGAATCGGACGCGTACTGTGAAACCCTTGGCATCGACCTGGTCGAACTCGATTCAGGGTTCGCCCGGACTGAGTTGACGATTACCGAGGACTTGCTGAACTTTCATGGGACACCCCACGGCGGGGCGATTTACTCACTCGCCGATGCAGCGTTCGCTGCGGCGTCGAACTCTCACGGCGAGGTTGCGGTTGCCCTGGAGACGAACATCTCGTATTTAGACGCCATCGACACCGGTGAGACGCTGTCTGCGGTCGCTGAAGAGACACATCTTGCGGACAGCACCGCGGAGTACGAGGTGACGGTGACCGCACAGGATGGCGAGCGTATCGCGACGTTTCGCGGCCGAGTCTACCGGCCCTGA
- a CDS encoding monoamine oxidase has product MAYSYEPHHFEDFEEGQEFISVGRTVTESDFVMHSALSGDWTELHTNKEYAEQQEFGERIAHGPMTFVQATGFVYRTGIVERTAFAFLGMNYMDLPNPVHIGDTLQLEIVVDNTKEVGRDDAGLVVLDTEMENQDGTVVFEGDMKFLIKKRE; this is encoded by the coding sequence ATGGCGTACAGCTACGAGCCACACCACTTCGAGGACTTCGAAGAGGGGCAGGAGTTTATCAGTGTCGGCCGGACGGTTACCGAGTCCGATTTCGTCATGCACTCTGCCCTGTCAGGAGACTGGACTGAACTGCATACGAACAAGGAATACGCGGAACAACAGGAGTTCGGTGAGCGGATCGCACACGGTCCGATGACGTTCGTGCAGGCGACTGGCTTCGTCTACCGGACGGGCATCGTCGAACGGACCGCGTTCGCGTTTCTCGGAATGAACTACATGGACCTCCCGAACCCGGTCCATATCGGCGATACACTCCAACTGGAGATTGTCGTTGACAACACCAAGGAGGTCGGGCGCGACGACGCCGGGTTAGTCGTTCTCGACACCGAAATGGAAAATCAGGACGGGACCGTCGTCTTCGAGGGCGATATGAAGTTCCTGATAAAGAAACGCGAGTAA
- a CDS encoding 1,2-phenylacetyl-CoA epoxidase subunit A, producing the protein MNVDEVKDRAGPREFSPKDDLPEEYRKAATRMLEFHANSEIMGAYLERPFIRKAPSIERKMAFSAKVQDEIGHGQMLYRAAESLGVKTRDEMLADLANGDGKFLNCFHYPMESYVETPMIAFFVDGAAMRRQATLKKSSWEPYAHAMDKICFEEGMHVKHGESILRELMNGSRKEQRMVQEAFEEWWPRILQFFGPTDDQSTHHDFAAEVGLKTCTNDELRNAFLNTYIPKAKKYGLEMPDEPRIRDNGDGTYEVVEDDLDWDEFFTVSQNDYDGSIEQITGRRQAQEAVQWVRDMMDDQTTTNSGPQSQAAD; encoded by the coding sequence ATGAACGTTGACGAAGTCAAAGACCGCGCTGGACCCCGAGAATTCAGCCCGAAAGACGACCTTCCCGAAGAGTATCGGAAGGCAGCCACGCGGATGCTCGAGTTCCACGCAAACAGCGAGATTATGGGGGCGTACCTCGAACGGCCCTTCATCAGAAAAGCACCGAGTATTGAGCGAAAGATGGCCTTCAGCGCGAAGGTGCAGGACGAAATCGGCCACGGCCAGATGCTCTACCGAGCGGCGGAGTCACTCGGTGTCAAGACCCGCGACGAGATGCTTGCAGACCTGGCGAACGGGGACGGGAAGTTCCTGAACTGCTTCCATTATCCGATGGAGAGCTACGTCGAGACGCCGATGATCGCATTCTTCGTCGACGGGGCCGCGATGCGCCGCCAAGCGACCCTGAAAAAGTCCAGTTGGGAACCGTACGCCCACGCGATGGACAAGATCTGCTTCGAGGAGGGGATGCACGTCAAACACGGCGAGTCGATCCTCCGCGAACTGATGAACGGCTCCCGGAAGGAACAGCGCATGGTGCAGGAAGCCTTCGAAGAGTGGTGGCCGCGAATCTTGCAGTTCTTCGGCCCGACCGACGACCAGAGCACCCATCACGACTTCGCCGCGGAAGTCGGGCTGAAGACGTGTACGAACGACGAACTTCGAAACGCGTTCCTCAATACGTACATCCCGAAAGCCAAGAAATACGGGCTGGAGATGCCCGATGAGCCACGCATCCGGGATAACGGTGACGGGACATACGAGGTCGTCGAGGACGACCTCGACTGGGACGAGTTCTTCACTGTCTCACAGAACGATTACGACGGCAGTATCGAGCAGATCACGGGTCGCCGACAGGCTCAGGAAGCGGTTCAGTGGGTCCGTGACATGATGGACGACCAGACGACGACGAACAGCGGCCCGCAGTCACAGGCGGCTGACTGA
- a CDS encoding phenylacetate-CoA oxygenase subunit PaaI, producing MATTESDLGGPADLSEDEQRAVEAQLLRLADDELIQAERYTFWQVRAPTLESDLSISNNAQDELGHARLWYDAVQQLGYSEESLIYESDPSDFQHSTLVELPFAEGDWAGAIVRAYLYDAAEDIRLSALEDSSYETIRNRTSRIQGEEGYHLEHAESWLNRMALDEEASERVQAAIDDLYPYALTLFEPVGDVEADIERLGIRTMTLDEMRTEWETRVEPFLTELGFDVPTDADPATPTGRDNEHTDHWHDLHEQMTSSYRNLGRDKATLIMAADDE from the coding sequence ATGGCAACAACGGAATCCGACCTCGGCGGTCCAGCTGACCTGTCCGAGGACGAACAGCGTGCAGTCGAGGCACAGCTACTCCGGCTTGCTGACGACGAGCTGATTCAGGCCGAACGCTACACGTTCTGGCAGGTGCGTGCGCCGACACTGGAATCGGACCTCTCGATTTCGAACAACGCGCAGGACGAACTGGGTCACGCACGACTGTGGTATGATGCAGTGCAGCAACTCGGCTACTCCGAGGAATCGCTCATTTACGAGAGCGACCCCAGCGACTTCCAGCACAGTACGCTCGTCGAGCTGCCGTTTGCGGAAGGCGACTGGGCCGGCGCCATCGTCAGAGCGTACCTCTACGATGCGGCCGAGGATATCCGCCTCTCTGCGCTTGAGGACTCATCGTACGAGACAATCCGGAACCGAACGAGCCGCATTCAGGGCGAGGAAGGCTATCATCTCGAACACGCCGAAAGCTGGCTGAACCGGATGGCACTGGACGAGGAAGCCAGCGAACGCGTTCAGGCGGCTATCGATGACCTCTATCCGTACGCCCTCACGCTGTTCGAACCCGTCGGTGACGTGGAAGCCGACATCGAACGGCTGGGCATCCGAACGATGACTCTCGACGAGATGCGCACCGAGTGGGAGACCCGCGTCGAACCGTTCCTGACCGAACTCGGGTTCGACGTGCCGACCGATGCCGACCCCGCAACGCCGACGGGCCGGGACAACGAACACACTGACCACTGGCACGACCTGCACGAACAGATGACGTCCAGCTACCGGAATCTGGGACGCGACAAAGCGACGCTGATAATGGCGGCCGACGATGAGTAG
- a CDS encoding metal-sulfur cluster biosynthetic enzyme, whose amino-acid sequence MSSDYDRPRADADATACSYTDYETKDHAADDVPATGEDADGIERDVWAALYQVEDPEMPVSIVDLGLIYGLDVSDGAVTVDMTLTYSGCPAREIILDEVEEAAESVDGIETASVRLVWAPDWSIDLVTEQGKEALRDFGMSFDG is encoded by the coding sequence ATGAGTAGCGACTACGACCGGCCACGCGCGGACGCTGACGCCACCGCGTGTTCGTACACCGACTACGAGACCAAAGACCACGCAGCGGACGACGTGCCGGCCACAGGCGAGGACGCCGACGGCATCGAACGCGACGTGTGGGCGGCCCTGTATCAGGTCGAGGACCCGGAGATGCCGGTCAGCATCGTCGATCTGGGCCTCATATATGGGCTTGACGTGTCCGATGGTGCTGTCACGGTCGACATGACACTCACATACAGCGGCTGTCCGGCACGCGAGATCATCCTTGATGAGGTCGAAGAAGCCGCCGAGAGTGTCGACGGAATCGAGACCGCGTCGGTCCGACTGGTCTGGGCCCCGGACTGGTCGATTGACTTGGTCACCGAACAGGGCAAAGAAGCGCTTCGGGACTTCGGAATGAGTTTCGACGGATGA
- a CDS encoding amidohydrolase yields the protein MTTDLPGVDDRQLFDTHAHQPTSEFLHDAGGEMMQDAADRFGTDLETWDYDEMLAEYHEAGVGGAVLLGWDAETNTGNPPVPNDYVAEVRDEYPDFFVGFGSVDPLKDDCVQEAIRCVEDLDLSGFKFQQIAQGFDPSDERHDHLWSTIEDLGVPVVFHGGNSTLGACSAGGRGLKIKYGNPMLIDDVAAAHPDLDILIAHPAFPWEKEQLAICQQKGNVYMDLSGWVPKYIDEQVLHYAGTVLKDKVMFGTDYPMIDPETWLESFARDTDFDTDVQRKILFENAREFFDR from the coding sequence GTGACAACCGACCTCCCTGGTGTCGACGACAGGCAACTGTTCGACACGCACGCCCACCAACCGACCAGTGAGTTCCTCCACGACGCCGGCGGCGAAATGATGCAAGACGCCGCCGACCGCTTTGGCACTGATCTGGAGACGTGGGACTACGACGAAATGCTCGCGGAGTACCACGAGGCGGGTGTCGGTGGCGCTGTCCTGCTTGGCTGGGACGCGGAGACGAACACCGGAAACCCACCCGTCCCCAACGACTATGTCGCCGAAGTCCGGGACGAGTACCCCGACTTCTTCGTTGGGTTCGGAAGCGTCGATCCACTGAAAGATGACTGCGTACAGGAGGCGATCCGGTGCGTCGAGGATCTGGACCTCTCGGGGTTCAAGTTCCAGCAGATCGCACAGGGCTTTGACCCCTCGGACGAACGCCACGACCACCTGTGGAGTACCATCGAAGACCTCGGGGTCCCCGTTGTCTTCCACGGCGGGAACTCGACACTGGGGGCCTGTAGCGCCGGCGGTCGCGGCCTGAAAATCAAGTACGGTAACCCGATGCTTATCGACGACGTGGCTGCTGCACATCCGGATCTCGACATCCTCATCGCTCACCCCGCCTTCCCGTGGGAGAAAGAGCAACTGGCGATATGCCAGCAAAAAGGCAACGTGTACATGGATCTCTCCGGCTGGGTGCCGAAGTACATCGACGAGCAGGTGCTCCATTACGCCGGGACAGTGCTCAAAGACAAGGTGATGTTCGGCACTGATTATCCGATGATCGACCCCGAAACGTGGCTCGAATCGTTCGCCCGTGACACGGACTTTGACACGGATGTCCAGCGGAAGATTCTGTTCGAAAACGCCCGGGAATTTTTCGACCGCTAG
- a CDS encoding transcriptional regulator has protein sequence MIEECLMVEFRIEGDDCPLADASSATGTSIEAAPPLLRDDRNVLLRFSAQASDKLIDYLDEDDRIRYLYQSVTDGRYNYRCLSLQQCVVHKLISAGFMVESLTYRNGNAILTGAVVGHEILQTVMETAGETVGVKLQRVYALRATEDASIAQQWDLTPAQTESLRYAVEMGYFLVPRQTTASEVAAELGISKSAFLERLHRAQHSLFTQLFGDTDGGHPGDDGQ, from the coding sequence ATGATAGAGGAGTGTCTCATGGTCGAGTTTCGCATTGAGGGCGACGACTGCCCGCTGGCAGATGCAAGCAGTGCCACGGGGACATCCATTGAAGCGGCCCCGCCGCTCCTCCGGGATGACCGTAACGTATTGCTGCGGTTCAGTGCGCAGGCGAGTGACAAGCTTATCGACTATCTCGATGAGGACGACCGGATCCGCTATCTCTACCAGTCAGTTACCGATGGTCGGTATAATTACCGATGTCTATCGCTCCAGCAATGTGTTGTACATAAACTCATCAGTGCGGGCTTCATGGTTGAATCGCTGACGTATCGGAACGGCAACGCGATTTTAACTGGCGCTGTGGTGGGCCACGAGATTCTCCAAACCGTCATGGAGACGGCCGGTGAAACTGTCGGCGTGAAACTACAGCGGGTGTACGCACTGCGTGCAACAGAGGACGCGTCTATCGCACAGCAGTGGGACCTGACCCCGGCACAGACTGAGAGTCTCCGGTACGCAGTTGAGATGGGGTATTTTCTCGTCCCACGACAGACGACAGCTAGTGAAGTCGCTGCCGAACTCGGTATCAGCAAGTCCGCGTTCCTCGAACGACTCCACCGCGCACAGCACTCGTTGTTCACGCAGCTGTTCGGTGACACCGACGGCGGCCATCCGGGCGACGACGGACAGTAA
- a CDS encoding cyclopropane-fatty-acyl-phospholipid synthase: MKNVVRRNFDASVDAYTTYERRTNRFTSLARLLAAEMSTRPDGRLGTVLDAGAGTGVSTRVFAETAADTIALDISREMLREIDSAARLQADFDHLPLSDQSVDGVAFTASLFLVPDPATAVREAARVLRPDGVVGAVAPLGWFCPDGTDVFEQFERESRSPSDTSTLQDALASDFSTTTGTWRFSTTAENIRLFHAIPAMAARLYPKLDTEQRVRQAHELLGALDGTFEQRWRWVIGVPE; encoded by the coding sequence ATGAAAAACGTCGTCCGGCGAAATTTCGATGCCAGCGTCGACGCCTACACGACCTACGAGCGGCGGACCAATCGTTTCACGTCGCTCGCTCGGCTGCTCGCCGCCGAGATGAGCACTCGTCCTGACGGGCGACTCGGGACAGTGCTCGATGCGGGCGCTGGAACAGGCGTAAGCACGCGCGTGTTCGCCGAGACGGCAGCGGATACTATTGCGCTCGATATCAGTCGCGAGATGCTACGCGAAATCGACTCCGCTGCCCGGTTGCAGGCCGATTTCGACCACCTTCCGCTCAGTGACCAGTCGGTCGACGGCGTGGCTTTTACCGCCTCACTCTTTCTGGTCCCTGACCCAGCGACTGCAGTACGGGAAGCCGCCAGAGTCCTCCGCCCGGACGGCGTGGTTGGCGCTGTCGCACCGCTGGGGTGGTTCTGTCCCGACGGCACGGACGTGTTCGAACAGTTCGAGCGCGAGTCACGCTCCCCGTCCGACACATCAACCCTCCAAGACGCCCTGGCGAGTGACTTCTCGACGACGACAGGCACATGGCGGTTTTCGACGACTGCCGAAAACATCCGGCTGTTCCACGCGATTCCCGCGATGGCCGCACGGCTCTATCCGAAACTCGACACAGAACAGCGGGTACGACAGGCCCACGAACTCCTCGGCGCTCTGGACGGGACGTTCGAGCAACGATGGCGGTGGGTCATCGGCGTGCCCGAATAG
- a CDS encoding CoA ester lyase: protein MVRRSVLFAPGDNTELMRKAAGGDADVVVFDLEDAVAPADKEQARESVQSVLSTVSSDSHICVRINPVGVSATADLAAILTDTSPDSVMLPKASSADDISVLERLLGEHSVDLPVLSLVESAAGVLNAAEIAAADPTDALLFGAEDLAADIGASRTSDGREVLYARQRVVVAASAAGIDAIDTIYPDYGDLDGLREATEFAAQLGYDGKMAIHPDQVAVINDAFSPDDEEIAWAERVVAADDETDAGVFEVDGEMIDAPLIAQAERVLERAREAGQR from the coding sequence ATGGTTCGTCGCAGTGTCCTGTTTGCACCGGGTGACAACACAGAGTTGATGCGAAAGGCGGCCGGTGGCGACGCTGACGTGGTCGTTTTCGACCTCGAAGATGCGGTTGCACCGGCTGACAAAGAACAGGCCCGTGAATCTGTTCAATCGGTCCTATCAACTGTCAGTTCAGATAGCCACATCTGCGTTCGCATCAATCCCGTGGGAGTCAGCGCTACAGCCGACCTTGCGGCAATACTGACGGATACCAGTCCCGACAGTGTGATGCTCCCGAAGGCCAGTTCTGCCGACGACATATCGGTCCTGGAACGGCTCCTCGGGGAGCACAGTGTGGACCTCCCAGTGCTTTCGCTGGTCGAATCGGCCGCTGGCGTCCTCAACGCGGCGGAGATCGCAGCCGCCGACCCAACAGATGCCCTCCTGTTCGGAGCCGAAGACCTCGCGGCCGACATCGGTGCGAGTCGGACCAGCGACGGACGAGAGGTGCTCTATGCACGCCAGCGAGTCGTCGTTGCGGCCAGCGCCGCTGGAATCGATGCGATAGATACGATATACCCCGACTACGGCGATCTAGATGGCCTCCGCGAAGCGACGGAGTTCGCGGCCCAGCTCGGATACGATGGGAAGATGGCGATCCATCCGGATCAGGTCGCGGTCATCAACGACGCGTTCTCCCCCGATGACGAGGAAATAGCATGGGCTGAACGCGTTGTTGCAGCCGACGACGAGACAGATGCCGGGGTTTTCGAGGTCGACGGAGAGATGATTGACGCACCGCTTATCGCGCAAGCAGAGCGCGTCCTCGAACGCGCTCGCGAGGCCGGGCAGCGGTAA
- a CDS encoding phenylacetate--CoA ligase → MVYKPLEASGRTELRALQTDRLKETVTHAYENVPFYREKLDEAGVSPEDIQSIDDITKLPMTTKEDFRDEYPDGLFAVDDADVARIHASSGTTGKPKIVSYTDDDLDTWSEVVARSLAASGTEAGDTVQNAYGYGLFTGGLGLHYGTEELGASVIPIGSGQTQRQVELMTDLESDVFACTPSYALYLAETAEEMGHDPRELPISTIIFGAEPCTDPMREEIEARLGVDGIDIYGLSEIIGPGVSCECHEAQDGLHIWEDHFYPEVIDPHTKEPVEEGEEGELVLTTLTKEALPVFRYRTGDLTTLNYDECACGRTMVRMDNVTGRTDDLLIIRGVNLYPSEIEHAVLDIDGVAPHYRIDLYEEDNLDVLELTIERTAEQGPGDKALEDEIIERLENVLAFTPDELELVAPGSIERTQVGKVKRVYDHRD, encoded by the coding sequence ATGGTGTACAAGCCACTGGAGGCGTCTGGCCGTACAGAGCTGCGTGCGTTGCAAACTGACCGATTGAAAGAGACTGTCACACACGCCTATGAAAACGTCCCGTTTTACCGGGAAAAGCTCGATGAGGCGGGCGTCTCGCCCGAAGACATCCAGAGTATCGACGACATCACGAAGTTGCCGATGACGACGAAAGAGGATTTCCGCGACGAGTACCCCGACGGGCTCTTCGCCGTAGACGACGCGGACGTTGCACGTATCCACGCGTCGTCCGGGACGACCGGCAAACCCAAAATCGTCTCGTACACGGACGACGACCTCGACACCTGGAGCGAAGTCGTCGCACGGTCGTTGGCTGCGAGCGGGACCGAAGCAGGGGACACCGTCCAGAACGCCTACGGCTACGGATTGTTCACCGGCGGACTGGGGCTCCACTACGGAACTGAGGAACTGGGGGCCTCGGTTATTCCGATCGGGAGCGGCCAGACACAGCGACAGGTCGAGTTGATGACCGACTTGGAGAGCGATGTGTTCGCCTGCACCCCGTCGTATGCCCTCTATCTCGCCGAGACGGCCGAAGAGATGGGTCACGACCCCAGAGAGCTACCGATCTCGACGATTATCTTCGGAGCGGAACCGTGTACAGACCCGATGCGGGAGGAAATCGAGGCGCGGCTGGGTGTCGATGGCATCGATATTTATGGACTGTCCGAGATCATCGGTCCCGGCGTCTCGTGTGAATGCCACGAAGCGCAGGACGGGCTTCACATCTGGGAGGACCATTTCTACCCGGAGGTCATCGACCCACACACGAAAGAGCCGGTCGAGGAAGGCGAAGAGGGGGAACTCGTTCTCACAACGCTCACCAAGGAGGCGTTGCCGGTCTTCCGGTACCGGACCGGTGACCTCACGACGCTGAACTACGACGAGTGTGCGTGCGGCCGGACGATGGTACGGATGGACAACGTCACTGGCCGGACCGATGACCTCCTCATCATCCGTGGCGTCAACCTCTACCCTAGCGAAATCGAACACGCAGTACTAGATATCGACGGCGTCGCCCCGCACTACCGAATCGACCTCTACGAGGAGGACAACCTCGACGTGCTTGAACTCACCATCGAACGGACTGCGGAGCAGGGGCCGGGCGACAAAGCGCTGGAAGATGAAATCATCGAACGTCTGGAAAACGTGCTCGCGTTCACCCCGGACGAACTCGAACTTGTCGCGCCCGGTAGCATCGAACGAACGCAGGTCGGGAAGGTGAAACGCGTTTACGACCACCGTGACTGA